In Paenibacillus sp. BIC5C1, a genomic segment contains:
- a CDS encoding response regulator transcription factor: MSKVLILEDEESIRSFIVINLKRNGFEVLEAGDGHEALRILQSVPDIDLALLDVMVPGIDGFEVCRRIRETNERLGIIFLTAKVQEQDKVYALSVGADDHVSKPFSPTELIARIQSLLRRVNVHRETAAKVTFQSGPFSLDLISKQFKKQNELIELTPTEFSLIQFFLEKENTPLSRDVLLDHVWGKEYMGDPKIVDVNIRRLRQKIENNPSEPEYLQTVWGHGYKWKGRDQ, translated from the coding sequence ATGAGTAAAGTACTTATTCTTGAGGATGAAGAATCCATCCGCAGTTTTATTGTTATCAATTTGAAGAGAAACGGGTTCGAAGTGCTTGAAGCGGGGGATGGACATGAAGCGCTTCGCATTCTGCAATCCGTACCAGATATTGACTTGGCTTTGCTGGATGTTATGGTTCCTGGTATTGATGGATTTGAAGTGTGTCGTCGTATTCGTGAAACGAATGAACGTCTAGGTATTATTTTTCTGACCGCCAAAGTGCAGGAGCAGGACAAAGTATATGCGCTATCTGTTGGAGCAGACGATCATGTAAGTAAGCCGTTCAGTCCAACCGAGCTGATTGCACGTATTCAGTCTTTGCTTCGCCGGGTCAATGTTCACCGGGAGACAGCTGCAAAGGTAACGTTCCAATCAGGGCCGTTCTCGCTGGATCTAATCTCCAAGCAATTCAAGAAACAAAATGAATTAATTGAGTTAACACCAACCGAATTTTCCTTGATTCAATTTTTCCTGGAAAAAGAGAATACACCGCTTAGTCGAGATGTGCTGCTGGATCACGTATGGGGCAAAGAGTATATGGGTGATCCCAAAATCGTGGACGTAAACATTCGCCGCTTACGCCAGAAAATTGAGAACAATCCTTCCGAACCTGAATACCTGCAGACTGTATGGGGTCACGGTTACAAATGGAAGGGCCGGGATCAATGA